A single region of the Sorghum bicolor cultivar BTx623 chromosome 9, Sorghum_bicolor_NCBIv3, whole genome shotgun sequence genome encodes:
- the LOC8071235 gene encoding protein NETWORKED 2D isoform X1 — protein MLQRAASNAYSWWWASHVRTKQSKWLDNNLRDMEDRVKCILFLLGEEADSFAKRAEMYYKRRPEVISSVEEAYRAYRALAERYDHMSGELHKANHTIATAFPDQIQYSLLEEDEDNPPKAFTTVDRQKIHKSTVEGLMKKKHGQKSGLKASGKKSAAPISKDNVQAEISRLQKEILVLQTEKEFIKSSYESGIAKYWDLEKQINEMQEEVCYFQDEFNESAAIEDHEAQALMTATALKSCEGAIIKMQEQQKSFFRQAMIESERVKVSRDKLKGIFRAHGKSLSYSGNSADENVNNDASARKDELFSVKQEKTELQELVGRIKGYFEMNSDLSVADIAEKIDELVNKVVDLELMISTQTAQINRLCLDNNELEKSLQKLEEEKTEQTSDPGELNDKLKQAEEELMRVHNLEASYHAEERIVYTNFTETINSFCDISHMLQSSLIEHQAVSRCMLTDEATASTDTEPSSVHGKTSPSSEDPEMDETARKPHVDGCPNRPDTSEPSIFHGDRQSSSCHYEIKAEKHSHLDKTEDLWSCEFEDKFSISASVDVGTTENAYHSLSADNNNGGAEHVDEITSNPESSVQPYNVHSHESDLLEQLHHSPGENVKQEDNVINYSTQCNNMSESRSEHNMEMNEAEASYITKNPTCTSGEVANVGDQEDGMINLQQLLMTGLQDREKVLLDEYTSILRNYKNVKQRLAEVETKNQECLNEMRAMISELECANGMKDAEIRSLREFLESLAYKDASQRGHKLNSTMSLSEKNGMVRGHRRTTSILQLHQRAQSVSSIPRRIENNSSLENNLSTNSSMEPDAAHDAVTNQESIILEDLTSKNVVEMEKASPLEEKFRRNIDTFLEENLAFLMKLSMSFQQIQGFQTKYDQLQSEISKLTNGKLKPNKDDTNDCPEDSEMEATKKGLRELKIELQVWSEQNMMFKGELQCRFDSLCNLQEEIEGATEMDEDTERGARFTSYQVAKFQGEVLNMKQENNKVADGLQASLDHVKGLQTELDKILAKTVNSTSLSGPKASSTWRNAPSKSKVPLRMFLFPAKKKKTSLFACVNPAYLSKQHSDMAFFTKMS, from the exons ATGCTGCAGCGCGCGGCCAGCAATGCGTATTCATGGTGGTGGGCTAGCCATGTCCGCACCAAGCAGTCCAAATGGCTTGACAACAACCTCAGAG ATATGGAAGATCGGGTCAAGTGTATTCTCTTCCTCCTCGGAGAGGAAGCTGATTCTTTCGCTAAGAGGGCGGAAATGTATTACAAGCGACGACCAGAGGTGATCAGTTCAGTGGAAGAAGCATACCGGGCATACAGGGCCCTTGCTGAACGCTACGACCATATGTCAGGGGAGTTACACAAAGCAAACCACACCATTGCAACTGCCTTCCCGGATCAGATTCAGTATTCACTGTTAGAAGAGGACGAAGATAATCCCCCAAAGGCTTTTACCACAGTTGATCGTCAGAAAATCCACAAGTCAACTGTGGAGGGACTCATGAAGAAGAAGCATGGTCAGAAATCAGGACTGAAGGCTTCAGGCAAGAAATCTGCAGCTCCAATCAGCAAGGATAATGTGCAAGCTGAGATTAGCAGGCTGCAGAAAGAGATACTAGTCCTGCAGACGGAGAAAGAATTTATTAAAAGCTCTTATGAGAGTGGAATTGCAAAGTACTGGGATCTTGAAAAGCAAATTAATGAAATGCAGGAAGAAGTTTGCTACTTCCAAGATGAGTTCAATGAAAGTGCAGCAATAGAGGATCATGAGGCCCAGGCTTTGATGACAGCCACAGCTCTTAAATCTTGTGAAGGTGCCATTATCAAAATGCAGGAGCAACAAAAGTCATTTTTCAGGCAAGCAATGATTGAGTCAGAAAGAGTTAAGGTTTCTAGGGATAAACTGAAGGGTATCTTCAGAGCACATGGTAAATCGCTATCCTATTCAGGAAATTCTGCAGATGAGAATGTTAATAATGATGCCAGTGCTAGGAAAGATGAATTGTTCTCTGTGAAGCAGGAGAAAACTGAACTCCAAGAACTGGTAGGTAGGATCAAGGGATACTTCGAGATGAACTCTGACCTTTCTGTGGCAGATATTGCAGAGAAAATTGATGAACTAGTTAACAAAGTTGTGGATTTGGAACTCATGATTTCAACACAGACTGCACAGATAAATAGGCTGTGTCTAGACAACAATGAGCTGGAGAAGTCATTGCAGAAATTGGAGGAAGAGAAGACAGAACAAACCAGTGACCCGGGTGAATTAAATGACAAGCTCAAGCAGGCAGAAGAGGAGCTTATGAGAGTGCATAACCTTGAGGCATCCTATCATGCAGAAGAAAGAATAGTCTATACAAATTTCACGGAAACAATAAATAGTTTCTGTGATATTTCACATATGCTGCAATCATCACTCATTGAGCACCAAGCAGTTTCTAGGTGCATGCTGACTGATGAAGCAACAGCATCCACTGACACTGAACCATCTAGTGTGCATGGCAAAACAAGCCCATCATCAGAAGATCCTGAGATGGATGAAACTGCAAGGAAGCCACATGTGGATGGATGTCCTAATCGTCCAGACACATCAGAGCCAAGTATCTTCCATGGCGATCGTCAGTCATCTAGTTGCCACTATGAGATTAAAGCAGAAAAGCATTCTCATCTAGATAAAACAGAGGATTTGTGGTCTTGTGAGTTTGAAGATAAGTTCAGTATATCTGCATCAGTGGATGTAGGAACAACAGAAAATGCATACCATAGTTTGTCTGCTGATAATAATAATGGAGGAGCAGAACATGTTGATGAAATCACTAGTAACCCTGAAAGCAGTGTGCAACCATATAATGTACACTCCCATGAGAGTGACCTATTAGAACAGCTGCATCACAGCCCAGGAGAAAATGTGAAACAAGAGGATAATGTGATAAATTACTCAACACAGTGTAACAACATGTCTGAGAGCAGGTCAGAACACAATATGGAGATGAACGAAGCAGAAGCTTCATATATCACTAAAAATCCTACTTGTACTAGTGGGGAAGTTGCAAATGTTGGAGATCAAGAGGATGGCATGATTAATCTGCAGCAATTGCTTATGACTGGACTCCAAGATAGGGAAAAGGTACTATTAGATGAGTACACTTCCATCCTCCGAAACTATAAGAATGTAAAGCAAAGGCTTGCAGAAGTGGAAACAAAGAACCAGGAATGCTTGAATGAGATGCGAGCTATGATAAGCGAACTAGAGTGTGCCAACGGAATGAAGGATGCTGAGATTCGGTCACTTCGTGAGTTCTTGGAATCTTTAGCTTACAAAGATGCATCACAAAGAGGTCATAAATTGAATTCAACCATGTCCCTAAGTGAGAAGAATGGAATGGTTAGGGGGCACCGAAGGACTACAAGTATTTTGCAACTTCATCAAAGAGCACAAAGTGTCTCCTCTATTCCTAGGAGAATAGAAAATAATTCTAGCCTGGAAAATAACCTGAGTACCAATTCTTCCATGGAACCTGATGCAGCACACGATGCTGTTACTAATCAAGAAAGCATTATTCTGGAGGATCTCACATCAAAAAATGTAGTTGAGATGGAGAAAGCATCACCACTTGAAGAGAAGTTCAGAAGAAACATTGACACATTTCTGGAGGAGAACCTAGCGTTCTTGATGAAGTTGAGCATGTCTTTCCAACAGATACAAGGATTTCAGACCAAGTATGATCAGCTACAATCTGAGATCAGTAAGCTAACAAATGGCAAGCTAAAGCCAAACAAGGATGACACAAATGATTGCCCTGAAGACTCGGAAATGGAAGCAACAAAAAAGGGGCTAAGAGAACTCAAGATTGAACTGCAAGTATGGTCGGAACAGAATATGATGTTTAAAGGTGAACTCCAGTGTAGGTTTGATTCCCTATGCAACCTACAGGAAGAAATTGAAGGAGCAACGGAAATGGATGAAGACACTGAGCGTGGAGCTAGATTCACTTCGTATCAAGTTGCAAAATTCCAGGGAGAGGTCCTGAACATGAAGCAAGAGAACAACAAAGTCGCTGATGGACTGCAGGCTAGTTTGGATCATGTCAAAGGGCTCCAAACAGAACTTGATAAGATTCTGGCAAAGACTGTCAATAGCACTAGCTTATCTGGGCCTAAAGCTAGCAGCACTTGGAGGAATGCACCCTCTAAATCAAAAGTACCGCTCCGGATGTTCCTCTTTCCAGCCAAGAAAAAGAAGACATCGCTGTTTGCATGTGTAAATCCAGCGTACCTTTCAAAGCAGCACAGTGACATGGCATTCTTCACTAAAATGAGCTAG
- the LOC8071235 gene encoding protein NETWORKED 2A isoform X2, whose product MEDRVKCILFLLGEEADSFAKRAEMYYKRRPEVISSVEEAYRAYRALAERYDHMSGELHKANHTIATAFPDQIQYSLLEEDEDNPPKAFTTVDRQKIHKSTVEGLMKKKHGQKSGLKASGKKSAAPISKDNVQAEISRLQKEILVLQTEKEFIKSSYESGIAKYWDLEKQINEMQEEVCYFQDEFNESAAIEDHEAQALMTATALKSCEGAIIKMQEQQKSFFRQAMIESERVKVSRDKLKGIFRAHGKSLSYSGNSADENVNNDASARKDELFSVKQEKTELQELVGRIKGYFEMNSDLSVADIAEKIDELVNKVVDLELMISTQTAQINRLCLDNNELEKSLQKLEEEKTEQTSDPGELNDKLKQAEEELMRVHNLEASYHAEERIVYTNFTETINSFCDISHMLQSSLIEHQAVSRCMLTDEATASTDTEPSSVHGKTSPSSEDPEMDETARKPHVDGCPNRPDTSEPSIFHGDRQSSSCHYEIKAEKHSHLDKTEDLWSCEFEDKFSISASVDVGTTENAYHSLSADNNNGGAEHVDEITSNPESSVQPYNVHSHESDLLEQLHHSPGENVKQEDNVINYSTQCNNMSESRSEHNMEMNEAEASYITKNPTCTSGEVANVGDQEDGMINLQQLLMTGLQDREKVLLDEYTSILRNYKNVKQRLAEVETKNQECLNEMRAMISELECANGMKDAEIRSLREFLESLAYKDASQRGHKLNSTMSLSEKNGMVRGHRRTTSILQLHQRAQSVSSIPRRIENNSSLENNLSTNSSMEPDAAHDAVTNQESIILEDLTSKNVVEMEKASPLEEKFRRNIDTFLEENLAFLMKLSMSFQQIQGFQTKYDQLQSEISKLTNGKLKPNKDDTNDCPEDSEMEATKKGLRELKIELQVWSEQNMMFKGELQCRFDSLCNLQEEIEGATEMDEDTERGARFTSYQVAKFQGEVLNMKQENNKVADGLQASLDHVKGLQTELDKILAKTVNSTSLSGPKASSTWRNAPSKSKVPLRMFLFPAKKKKTSLFACVNPAYLSKQHSDMAFFTKMS is encoded by the coding sequence ATGGAAGATCGGGTCAAGTGTATTCTCTTCCTCCTCGGAGAGGAAGCTGATTCTTTCGCTAAGAGGGCGGAAATGTATTACAAGCGACGACCAGAGGTGATCAGTTCAGTGGAAGAAGCATACCGGGCATACAGGGCCCTTGCTGAACGCTACGACCATATGTCAGGGGAGTTACACAAAGCAAACCACACCATTGCAACTGCCTTCCCGGATCAGATTCAGTATTCACTGTTAGAAGAGGACGAAGATAATCCCCCAAAGGCTTTTACCACAGTTGATCGTCAGAAAATCCACAAGTCAACTGTGGAGGGACTCATGAAGAAGAAGCATGGTCAGAAATCAGGACTGAAGGCTTCAGGCAAGAAATCTGCAGCTCCAATCAGCAAGGATAATGTGCAAGCTGAGATTAGCAGGCTGCAGAAAGAGATACTAGTCCTGCAGACGGAGAAAGAATTTATTAAAAGCTCTTATGAGAGTGGAATTGCAAAGTACTGGGATCTTGAAAAGCAAATTAATGAAATGCAGGAAGAAGTTTGCTACTTCCAAGATGAGTTCAATGAAAGTGCAGCAATAGAGGATCATGAGGCCCAGGCTTTGATGACAGCCACAGCTCTTAAATCTTGTGAAGGTGCCATTATCAAAATGCAGGAGCAACAAAAGTCATTTTTCAGGCAAGCAATGATTGAGTCAGAAAGAGTTAAGGTTTCTAGGGATAAACTGAAGGGTATCTTCAGAGCACATGGTAAATCGCTATCCTATTCAGGAAATTCTGCAGATGAGAATGTTAATAATGATGCCAGTGCTAGGAAAGATGAATTGTTCTCTGTGAAGCAGGAGAAAACTGAACTCCAAGAACTGGTAGGTAGGATCAAGGGATACTTCGAGATGAACTCTGACCTTTCTGTGGCAGATATTGCAGAGAAAATTGATGAACTAGTTAACAAAGTTGTGGATTTGGAACTCATGATTTCAACACAGACTGCACAGATAAATAGGCTGTGTCTAGACAACAATGAGCTGGAGAAGTCATTGCAGAAATTGGAGGAAGAGAAGACAGAACAAACCAGTGACCCGGGTGAATTAAATGACAAGCTCAAGCAGGCAGAAGAGGAGCTTATGAGAGTGCATAACCTTGAGGCATCCTATCATGCAGAAGAAAGAATAGTCTATACAAATTTCACGGAAACAATAAATAGTTTCTGTGATATTTCACATATGCTGCAATCATCACTCATTGAGCACCAAGCAGTTTCTAGGTGCATGCTGACTGATGAAGCAACAGCATCCACTGACACTGAACCATCTAGTGTGCATGGCAAAACAAGCCCATCATCAGAAGATCCTGAGATGGATGAAACTGCAAGGAAGCCACATGTGGATGGATGTCCTAATCGTCCAGACACATCAGAGCCAAGTATCTTCCATGGCGATCGTCAGTCATCTAGTTGCCACTATGAGATTAAAGCAGAAAAGCATTCTCATCTAGATAAAACAGAGGATTTGTGGTCTTGTGAGTTTGAAGATAAGTTCAGTATATCTGCATCAGTGGATGTAGGAACAACAGAAAATGCATACCATAGTTTGTCTGCTGATAATAATAATGGAGGAGCAGAACATGTTGATGAAATCACTAGTAACCCTGAAAGCAGTGTGCAACCATATAATGTACACTCCCATGAGAGTGACCTATTAGAACAGCTGCATCACAGCCCAGGAGAAAATGTGAAACAAGAGGATAATGTGATAAATTACTCAACACAGTGTAACAACATGTCTGAGAGCAGGTCAGAACACAATATGGAGATGAACGAAGCAGAAGCTTCATATATCACTAAAAATCCTACTTGTACTAGTGGGGAAGTTGCAAATGTTGGAGATCAAGAGGATGGCATGATTAATCTGCAGCAATTGCTTATGACTGGACTCCAAGATAGGGAAAAGGTACTATTAGATGAGTACACTTCCATCCTCCGAAACTATAAGAATGTAAAGCAAAGGCTTGCAGAAGTGGAAACAAAGAACCAGGAATGCTTGAATGAGATGCGAGCTATGATAAGCGAACTAGAGTGTGCCAACGGAATGAAGGATGCTGAGATTCGGTCACTTCGTGAGTTCTTGGAATCTTTAGCTTACAAAGATGCATCACAAAGAGGTCATAAATTGAATTCAACCATGTCCCTAAGTGAGAAGAATGGAATGGTTAGGGGGCACCGAAGGACTACAAGTATTTTGCAACTTCATCAAAGAGCACAAAGTGTCTCCTCTATTCCTAGGAGAATAGAAAATAATTCTAGCCTGGAAAATAACCTGAGTACCAATTCTTCCATGGAACCTGATGCAGCACACGATGCTGTTACTAATCAAGAAAGCATTATTCTGGAGGATCTCACATCAAAAAATGTAGTTGAGATGGAGAAAGCATCACCACTTGAAGAGAAGTTCAGAAGAAACATTGACACATTTCTGGAGGAGAACCTAGCGTTCTTGATGAAGTTGAGCATGTCTTTCCAACAGATACAAGGATTTCAGACCAAGTATGATCAGCTACAATCTGAGATCAGTAAGCTAACAAATGGCAAGCTAAAGCCAAACAAGGATGACACAAATGATTGCCCTGAAGACTCGGAAATGGAAGCAACAAAAAAGGGGCTAAGAGAACTCAAGATTGAACTGCAAGTATGGTCGGAACAGAATATGATGTTTAAAGGTGAACTCCAGTGTAGGTTTGATTCCCTATGCAACCTACAGGAAGAAATTGAAGGAGCAACGGAAATGGATGAAGACACTGAGCGTGGAGCTAGATTCACTTCGTATCAAGTTGCAAAATTCCAGGGAGAGGTCCTGAACATGAAGCAAGAGAACAACAAAGTCGCTGATGGACTGCAGGCTAGTTTGGATCATGTCAAAGGGCTCCAAACAGAACTTGATAAGATTCTGGCAAAGACTGTCAATAGCACTAGCTTATCTGGGCCTAAAGCTAGCAGCACTTGGAGGAATGCACCCTCTAAATCAAAAGTACCGCTCCGGATGTTCCTCTTTCCAGCCAAGAAAAAGAAGACATCGCTGTTTGCATGTGTAAATCCAGCGTACCTTTCAAAGCAGCACAGTGACATGGCATTCTTCACTAAAATGAGCTAG